The following proteins come from a genomic window of Mycolicibacterium rufum:
- a CDS encoding TetR family transcriptional regulator, with amino-acid sequence MNSRTPRSHSGRSGRSSRSRDSARTRDDDRTGLTREERKEATRRAIVDASLHLLAERSFSALSLREVTREAGIVPAAFYRHFESMEALGLVLIDESFRSLRDMLRGARAGKLDPNRVIESSVDILIDGVQERREHWLFIGRERNSGVTVLRYAIRTEIRLITSELAIDLARFPGLNTWSGEDLNILASVFVNSMIVIAESLEDTTDPATVAEIRRIAIKQLRMITIGVAGWRSS; translated from the coding sequence GTGAACAGTCGTACGCCCAGATCACACTCCGGCCGGTCGGGGAGGTCGAGCAGGTCGCGCGATTCAGCCCGCACCAGGGACGACGACAGAACCGGCCTGACGCGCGAGGAACGCAAAGAAGCCACCCGGCGCGCGATCGTGGACGCATCGCTGCACCTGCTCGCCGAGCGCAGCTTCAGCGCGCTGAGCCTGCGCGAGGTCACGCGCGAGGCCGGGATCGTGCCCGCGGCGTTCTACCGTCACTTCGAATCGATGGAAGCGCTCGGCCTGGTGCTCATCGACGAGTCGTTCCGCAGCCTGCGCGACATGCTGCGGGGCGCCCGCGCCGGGAAGCTGGACCCCAACCGGGTCATCGAATCCTCGGTCGACATCCTCATCGACGGTGTGCAGGAACGACGCGAGCACTGGTTGTTCATCGGCCGCGAACGCAACAGCGGCGTCACCGTGCTGCGCTACGCCATCCGCACCGAGATCCGGCTGATCACCTCCGAACTCGCGATCGACCTCGCCCGCTTCCCCGGCCTGAACACCTGGAGCGGTGAGGATCTCAACATCCTTGCCAGCGTGTTCGTCAACTCGATGATCGTCATCGCCGAGTCGCTCGAGGACACCACCGACCCGGCGACGGTGGCCGAGATCCGGCGCATCGCGATCAAACAGCTGCGGATGATCACCATCGGCGTGGCGGGCTGGCGCAGCAGCTAG
- a CDS encoding pseudouridine synthase: MRRPAPLPVRDGLGPARVRLRGGAVLVELADRFGEQAAAKVLAGEVVCADGTVVTASTVLPPDAHVYLYRDLPDEVPVPFAVPILYRDENLVVVDKPHFLATMPRGGHVAQTALVRLRRSLDLPELSPAHRLDRLTAGVLVFTTRREVRGAYQSLFARGQVTKTYLAQAPVDARQTFPRTVRSRIVKRRGSLQAVEEPGEPNAETLVERCGPLYRLTPRTGRTHQLRVHMASLGIPITGDPLYPDVVDVAPDDFSTPLQLLAHRLEFDDPLTGEARLFRSERTLPSP; encoded by the coding sequence TTGAGGCGTCCCGCACCGCTTCCCGTGCGCGACGGGCTCGGGCCGGCGCGGGTGCGGTTGCGGGGCGGCGCGGTGCTTGTCGAGCTGGCCGACCGGTTCGGCGAGCAGGCCGCGGCGAAAGTGCTTGCCGGAGAGGTGGTCTGCGCCGACGGGACGGTGGTGACGGCGTCGACGGTGCTGCCACCGGACGCGCACGTCTATCTGTACCGGGATCTCCCCGACGAGGTGCCCGTCCCGTTCGCCGTGCCGATCCTGTATCGCGACGAGAACCTCGTCGTGGTCGACAAACCGCATTTCCTGGCGACGATGCCCCGCGGGGGTCACGTCGCGCAGACGGCGCTGGTGCGGCTGCGCCGCTCCCTCGACCTGCCGGAGCTGAGCCCGGCGCACCGGCTGGACCGGCTGACCGCCGGGGTGCTCGTGTTCACCACCCGACGGGAGGTGCGCGGCGCCTATCAGAGCTTGTTCGCGCGGGGGCAGGTCACCAAGACCTATCTGGCTCAGGCGCCGGTCGACGCGCGCCAGACCTTCCCGCGGACGGTGCGCAGCCGCATCGTCAAGCGGCGCGGAAGTCTGCAGGCGGTCGAGGAGCCGGGGGAGCCGAATGCGGAGACGCTCGTCGAGCGCTGTGGCCCGCTCTACCGGCTGACGCCGCGCACCGGCCGCACCCATCAACTCCGAGTGCACATGGCGTCGCTCGGGATCCCGATCACCGGGGATCCGCTGTACCCGGACGTGGTCGACGTGGCCCCCGACGATTTCTCCACGCCGTTGCAGCTGCTCGCGCACCGCCTGGAGTTCGACGATCCGCTGACGGGCGAGGCCCGCCTGTTCCGCAGCGAGCGGACCCTGCCCAGCCCCTAG
- the glpD gene encoding glycerol-3-phosphate dehydrogenase produces the protein MSNQAPDSFLGPDQRAHAWQRLGAEQFDVVVIGGGVVGAGAALDAATRGLKVALVEARDFASGTSSRSSKMFHGGLRYLEQLEFGLVREALHERELSLTTLAPHLVKPLPFLFPLTNRWWERPYIAAGIFLYDSLGGAKSVPAQKHLTRAGALRLSPGLKRSSLIGGIRYYDTVVDDARHTMMVARTAAHYGAVVRTSTQVVALLREGDRVTGVRVRDSEDGAVTEVRGHVVVNATGVWTDEIQALSKQRGRFRVRASKGVHIVVPRDRIVSEVAIILRTEKSVLFVIPWGTHWIIGTTDTDWNLDLAHPAATKADIDYILKTVNTVLATPLTHDDIDGVYAGLRPLLAGESEETSKLSREHAVAVPSPGLVAIAGGKYTTYRVMAEDAIDAAAEFVPTRVAKSITEKVPLMGADGYFALVNQTQTVGKHYDLHPYRVRHLLDRYGSLIDEVLAMADDKPELLEPITDAPVYLKVEAAYAAAAEGALHLEDILARRMRISIEYPHRGVDCAREVADIVAPVLGWSPHDVDREVETYRARVEAEVLSQTQPDDASADALRAAAPEARAEILEPVPLN, from the coding sequence GTGAGCAACCAGGCCCCGGACTCGTTTCTCGGCCCCGATCAGCGTGCGCACGCCTGGCAACGGCTCGGCGCGGAGCAGTTCGACGTCGTCGTCATCGGTGGCGGTGTCGTCGGCGCGGGCGCGGCGCTCGACGCGGCGACCCGCGGGCTGAAGGTGGCGCTCGTGGAGGCCCGCGACTTCGCGTCGGGCACCTCGAGCCGCAGCAGCAAGATGTTCCACGGCGGGCTGCGCTACCTCGAGCAGCTCGAATTCGGGCTGGTGCGCGAGGCGCTGCACGAGCGCGAGCTCTCGCTGACCACGCTGGCGCCGCATCTGGTCAAGCCGCTGCCGTTCCTGTTCCCGCTGACCAACCGCTGGTGGGAGCGGCCCTACATCGCGGCGGGCATCTTCCTCTACGACAGCCTGGGCGGCGCGAAATCGGTTCCTGCGCAGAAACATCTGACCCGGGCCGGGGCGCTGCGCCTTTCACCGGGTCTGAAGCGCAGCTCGCTGATCGGCGGCATCCGCTACTACGACACCGTGGTCGACGACGCCCGGCACACCATGATGGTGGCCCGCACCGCGGCGCACTACGGCGCGGTGGTACGCACGTCGACGCAGGTGGTGGCGTTGTTGCGGGAGGGCGACCGGGTCACCGGGGTGCGGGTGCGCGACTCCGAAGACGGCGCGGTCACCGAGGTGCGAGGCCACGTCGTCGTCAACGCGACCGGGGTGTGGACCGACGAGATCCAGGCGCTGTCCAAGCAGCGCGGCCGGTTCCGGGTGCGCGCCTCCAAGGGCGTGCACATCGTGGTGCCGCGGGACCGCATCGTCAGCGAGGTCGCGATCATCCTGCGCACCGAGAAGTCGGTGCTGTTCGTGATCCCGTGGGGCACGCACTGGATCATCGGGACCACCGACACCGACTGGAACCTCGATCTGGCCCATCCCGCGGCCACCAAGGCCGACATCGACTACATCCTCAAGACGGTCAACACGGTGCTGGCGACGCCGCTGACCCATGACGACATCGACGGCGTCTACGCCGGGTTGCGTCCGCTGCTGGCCGGCGAGAGCGAGGAGACGTCGAAGCTGTCGCGTGAGCACGCGGTCGCGGTCCCGTCGCCCGGTCTGGTGGCGATCGCCGGCGGGAAGTACACCACCTATCGGGTGATGGCCGAGGATGCCATCGACGCCGCGGCAGAGTTCGTCCCGACGCGGGTGGCGAAGTCGATCACCGAGAAGGTCCCGCTGATGGGCGCGGACGGATACTTCGCGTTGGTGAACCAGACGCAGACCGTAGGCAAGCACTACGACCTGCACCCGTACCGGGTCCGGCATCTGCTCGACCGGTACGGCTCGCTGATCGACGAGGTGCTCGCGATGGCCGACGACAAACCCGAGTTGCTCGAGCCGATCACCGACGCCCCCGTGTACCTGAAGGTGGAGGCGGCCTACGCCGCGGCCGCCGAGGGAGCGCTGCACCTGGAGGACATCCTCGCCCGCCGCATGCGGATCTCGATCGAGTACCCGCACCGCGGCGTCGACTGCGCCCGTGAGGTCGCCGACATCGTCGCGCCGGTGCTCGGCTGGAGCCCGCACGACGTGGACCGCGAGGTGGAGACCTACCGGGCCCGGGTCGAGGCCGAGGTGCTTTCCCAGACCCAGCCCGACGACGCGTCCGCCGATGCGTTGCGTGCCGCCGCACCCGAGGCGCGTGCGGAGATCCTCGAACCGGTTCCGTTGAATTGA
- a CDS encoding amidohydrolase, producing MSVLAHAAARFLSARSEDLVAWRRHLHMHPELGRQEFATTQFVASVLADAGLNPKVLPGGTGLTCDFGPEDGPRVALRADMDALPMAERTEAPYASLVPGVAHACGHDAHTVVLLGAALALASVPELPVGVRLIFQAAEELMPGGAIDAISAGALTGVSRIYALHCDPHLEVGRVAVKPGPITSAADQLEVVLHSPGGHTSRPHLTGDLVYGIGTLITGLPGVLSRRIDPRNSTVMVWGAVNAGVAANAIPQTGTLAGTIRTASRETWVTMEDIVTETISSLLAPLGIEHVVNYRRGVPPVVNEEVSTRILTHAIEAIGPDVLADTRQSGGGEDFSWYLEEVPGAMARLGVWSGQGPQLDLHQPTFDLDERALGVGVRLLVNIIANSA from the coding sequence GTGAGCGTGTTGGCGCACGCCGCGGCGCGTTTCCTGTCGGCCCGCTCCGAGGACCTCGTCGCGTGGCGCAGGCATCTGCACATGCACCCCGAGCTGGGTCGCCAGGAGTTCGCGACGACGCAGTTCGTCGCCTCGGTGCTGGCCGACGCCGGGCTCAACCCGAAGGTGCTGCCCGGCGGGACGGGGCTGACCTGCGATTTCGGCCCGGAGGACGGGCCCAGGGTGGCGTTGCGCGCCGACATGGACGCGCTGCCGATGGCCGAGCGGACGGAGGCGCCCTACGCGTCGCTGGTGCCGGGCGTCGCGCACGCCTGCGGTCACGATGCGCACACCGTGGTGCTGCTGGGCGCCGCCCTGGCGCTGGCGTCGGTGCCGGAGCTGCCGGTCGGGGTGCGGCTGATCTTCCAGGCCGCCGAGGAGCTGATGCCGGGTGGGGCGATCGACGCGATCTCGGCCGGGGCGCTGACCGGGGTGTCGCGGATCTATGCGCTGCACTGCGATCCGCATCTCGAGGTGGGCCGCGTCGCGGTCAAGCCCGGCCCCATCACCTCGGCGGCCGACCAGCTCGAGGTGGTGCTGCACTCGCCGGGCGGGCACACGTCGCGCCCGCACCTGACCGGCGATCTGGTCTACGGGATCGGGACGCTGATCACCGGTCTGCCCGGGGTGCTGTCGCGGCGCATCGATCCGCGCAACAGCACGGTGATGGTGTGGGGGGCGGTGAACGCCGGGGTGGCCGCGAACGCGATCCCGCAGACCGGCACGCTGGCCGGGACCATCCGCACGGCCAGCCGCGAGACCTGGGTGACGATGGAAGACATTGTCACCGAGACGATTTCGTCATTGCTCGCGCCGCTGGGCATCGAGCACGTGGTGAACTACCGACGCGGCGTGCCGCCGGTGGTCAACGAAGAGGTGTCCACGCGCATCCTCACCCACGCCATCGAGGCCATCGGACCCGACGTGCTCGCCGACACGCGGCAGTCCGGCGGCGGCGAGGACTTCTCCTGGTATCTGGAGGAGGTGCCCGGCGCGATGGCGCGGCTCGGGGTGTGGAGCGGGCAGGGCCCGCAGCTGGATCTGCACCAGCCGACGTTCGACCTCGACGAGCGGGCCCTCGGCGTCGGGGTGCGTCTGCTCGTCAACATCATCGCCAACAGCGCCTGA
- a CDS encoding NAD(P)H-quinone dehydrogenase — MVTRIVIIGGGPAGYEAALVAAAHGRDVAQVTVVDSDGLGGACVLYDCVPSKTLIASTGVRTELRRAQGLGYDIGIDAAPISLPEINNRVKTLAASQSADIGSQLLNQGVTIIGGRGELVDDIAGMAHHRVKVTTPDGKVGVLKADIVLIATGASPRVLPNAVPDGDRILTWRQVYDLETLPEHLIIVGSGVTGAEFCNAYTELGVTVTVVASRDQILPHEDSDAAAALEEVFNERGVTLVKNARADSVTRTEKGVRVAIADGRVVEGSHALMTVGSVPNTAGLGLDRIGVDLKPGGYIPVDRVSRTPASGVYAAGDCTGLLPLASVAAMQGRIAMYHALGEGVSPIRLRTVASATFTRPEIGAVGIPQSAIDDGSVPARTLMLPLNTNARAKMSLLRHGFVKIFCRPATGVVIGGVVVAPIASELILPIALAVQNRISVTDLAQTLSVYPSLSGSIVEAARRLMAHDDLD, encoded by the coding sequence GTGGTAACGCGGATCGTGATCATCGGCGGTGGGCCGGCGGGCTACGAGGCGGCGCTGGTCGCGGCCGCGCACGGACGGGACGTCGCCCAGGTGACGGTGGTCGACTCCGACGGCCTGGGCGGGGCCTGCGTGCTCTACGACTGCGTGCCGTCCAAGACGTTGATCGCCTCCACCGGCGTGCGCACCGAACTGCGTCGCGCGCAGGGCCTGGGCTACGACATCGGCATCGACGCGGCGCCGATCTCGCTGCCGGAGATCAACAACCGCGTCAAGACGCTGGCCGCGTCCCAGTCCGCCGACATCGGCAGTCAGCTGCTCAATCAGGGCGTCACGATCATCGGCGGCCGCGGTGAGCTCGTCGACGACATCGCCGGCATGGCGCATCACCGCGTGAAGGTCACGACGCCGGACGGCAAGGTCGGCGTGCTCAAGGCCGACATCGTGCTGATCGCCACCGGGGCCAGCCCGCGGGTGCTGCCCAACGCGGTGCCCGACGGCGACCGGATCCTGACCTGGCGCCAGGTCTACGACCTCGAGACGCTGCCCGAGCACCTCATCATCGTCGGCTCCGGCGTGACGGGCGCGGAGTTCTGCAACGCCTACACCGAACTCGGCGTGACGGTGACGGTGGTCGCCAGCCGCGACCAGATCCTGCCCCACGAGGACTCGGACGCGGCGGCGGCGCTGGAGGAGGTGTTCAACGAGCGCGGCGTGACGCTGGTCAAGAACGCCCGCGCCGACTCGGTGACCCGCACGGAGAAGGGCGTCCGGGTCGCGATCGCCGACGGCCGCGTCGTCGAGGGCAGCCACGCGCTGATGACCGTCGGTTCGGTGCCCAACACCGCGGGGCTGGGTCTGGACCGCATCGGCGTCGACCTGAAACCGGGGGGCTACATCCCCGTCGACCGGGTGTCGCGCACCCCGGCCTCGGGCGTCTACGCCGCCGGCGACTGCACCGGTCTGCTGCCGCTGGCCTCGGTCGCGGCGATGCAGGGCCGCATCGCGATGTACCACGCACTGGGCGAGGGGGTGTCCCCGATCCGGCTGCGCACGGTCGCCTCGGCGACGTTCACCCGCCCCGAGATCGGCGCCGTCGGCATCCCGCAGTCGGCGATCGACGACGGCAGTGTGCCGGCCCGCACGCTGATGCTGCCCCTGAACACCAATGCCCGCGCGAAGATGTCGCTGCTGCGGCATGGTTTCGTGAAGATCTTCTGCCGGCCGGCGACCGGGGTGGTGATCGGCGGGGTGGTGGTCGCGCCGATCGCCTCGGAGCTGATCCTGCCGATCGCGCTGGCGGTGCAGAACCGCATCTCGGTGACCGACCTGGCGCAGACGCTGTCGGTGTATCCGTCGCTGTCCGGATCGATCGTCGAGGCCGCGCGCCGGTTGATGGCGCACGACGATCTGGACTGA
- a CDS encoding SDR family NAD(P)-dependent oxidoreductase produces the protein MDRSSFDRLFDMTGRTVIVTGGTRGIGLALAEGYVLAGARVAVASRKADACEHAAAHLRELGGEAIGVPTHLGELDDLGALVDRTVAEFGGVDVLVNNAANPLAQPLEQMTADALTKSFDVNLRGPVLLVQAALPHLKVSEHAAVLNMVSVGAFIFAPMLAIYASMKAALMSFTRSMAAELVHDGIRVNALAPGPVDTDMMRKNPQAAIDGMVGGTLMRRLATADEMVGAALLLTSDAGSYMTGQVIIVDGGGTPR, from the coding sequence ATGGACCGCTCCTCGTTCGACCGACTGTTCGACATGACCGGCCGCACGGTGATCGTCACCGGCGGCACCCGCGGGATCGGGCTCGCGCTGGCGGAGGGCTATGTGCTGGCCGGCGCCCGGGTGGCCGTGGCCAGCCGCAAGGCCGACGCGTGCGAGCACGCCGCCGCCCATCTGCGTGAGCTCGGCGGGGAGGCGATCGGCGTCCCCACCCACCTGGGCGAGCTCGATGACCTCGGCGCGCTGGTCGACCGCACGGTCGCCGAATTCGGCGGCGTGGACGTGCTGGTCAACAACGCCGCGAACCCGCTGGCGCAGCCGCTGGAGCAGATGACGGCCGACGCGCTGACCAAGTCGTTCGACGTGAACCTGCGCGGCCCGGTGCTGTTGGTGCAGGCTGCGCTGCCGCATCTGAAGGTCAGCGAGCACGCCGCGGTGCTGAACATGGTGTCGGTCGGTGCGTTCATCTTCGCGCCGATGCTGGCGATCTACGCGTCGATGAAGGCGGCGCTGATGTCGTTCACCCGGTCGATGGCCGCCGAGCTGGTGCACGACGGCATCCGCGTCAACGCGCTGGCACCGGGACCGGTCGACACCGACATGATGCGCAAGAACCCGCAGGCGGCGATCGACGGGATGGTCGGCGGCACGCTGATGCGCCGGCTCGCGACGGCCGACGAAATGGTCGGCGCCGCACTGCTGTTGACGTCGGATGCGGGCAGCTACATGACCGGCCAGGTCATCATCGTCGACGGTGGCGGCACCCCGCGCTAG
- a CDS encoding enoyl-CoA hydratase/isomerase family protein, whose amino-acid sequence MASVLEVTHPRPEIAVLTLNRPETLNALSYELVEALHAELDALAADNTCRAVVLTGAGRGFCSGLDLSAPSPDEAGGGTEFPRSGMRWQERIADLTAKIHRLRQPVIAAVHGVAYGGGLGIAAACDLRIAGPAARFCTQFIKLGLGGCDIGVSYTLPRIIGAGPAFDLILTARAVDADEALRLGLVSRLVDSPAEEALSIAETLCGYGKFGVESTKQVLWANLDAGSLEAALHLENRSQILASTSGEMREAAAKVLRKA is encoded by the coding sequence ATGGCGTCTGTCCTGGAAGTGACACACCCCCGCCCGGAGATCGCGGTGCTGACCCTCAACCGGCCCGAGACCCTCAACGCGCTGTCCTATGAACTGGTCGAGGCGTTGCATGCCGAACTCGACGCCCTCGCGGCCGACAACACCTGCCGTGCCGTCGTGCTGACCGGCGCAGGCCGCGGATTCTGCTCGGGCCTGGATTTGAGCGCGCCCAGCCCCGACGAGGCCGGCGGCGGCACCGAATTCCCGCGCTCGGGCATGCGCTGGCAGGAACGCATCGCCGACCTCACCGCGAAGATCCACCGGCTGCGGCAACCGGTGATCGCGGCCGTGCACGGCGTGGCCTACGGCGGCGGACTCGGCATCGCGGCAGCCTGCGACCTGCGCATCGCCGGCCCGGCGGCGCGGTTCTGCACCCAGTTCATCAAGCTCGGGCTGGGCGGTTGCGACATCGGCGTGAGCTACACGCTGCCGCGCATCATCGGCGCCGGACCGGCGTTCGACCTCATCCTCACCGCGCGCGCGGTCGACGCCGACGAGGCGCTGCGCCTCGGACTGGTGTCCCGGCTGGTCGACTCACCCGCCGAGGAAGCCCTGTCGATTGCCGAAACACTCTGCGGCTACGGCAAATTCGGCGTCGAGTCGACCAAGCAGGTGCTGTGGGCCAACCTCGATGCGGGGAGCCTCGAAGCGGCGCTGCATCTGGAGAACCGCAGTCAGATCCTGGCGTCGACGAGCGGTGAGATGCGCGAGGCCGCGGCGAAGGTGCTGCGCAAGGCCTAG
- a CDS encoding ferredoxin reductase, translated as MFTETLTTRVRRSGLLDLLTGPHGVDRYTELVDPTWTRGQARARVVAVRRSTPRSVTLTLAPNRAFSGFRAGQHINLSVEIDGRRRTRPYSPANAETDRHIELTVGRHDGGLVSTYLSDHARPGMVVGLDSVAGEFTLPQRLPERILFVSGGSGITPLMSMLRTLRARGHRGEVAFVHYARSAQEACYRDELAEIAAAMPHVSVRHGFTRETAGSQLSGRFGADHLPIADPEAVYVCGPPALVDAVRDLFPAAEFESFVPPVFDGESSGGQVTFSDSGVAVTDDGRPLLNQAEDAGLTPESGCRMGICFSCTRRKTSGVVRNVVTGAVSSPEEEDVQICVSAPVGDVDIAL; from the coding sequence ATGTTCACTGAAACTTTGACCACGCGGGTGCGCCGGTCGGGGCTGCTGGATCTCCTCACGGGTCCGCACGGCGTCGACCGCTACACCGAACTGGTCGACCCGACCTGGACGCGCGGTCAGGCCCGCGCCCGGGTCGTCGCGGTGCGCCGCTCCACGCCGCGCAGCGTGACGCTGACCCTCGCACCCAACCGTGCGTTCTCCGGGTTCCGGGCCGGCCAGCACATCAATCTGTCGGTGGAGATCGACGGCCGCCGCCGCACGCGGCCCTACTCACCGGCCAACGCCGAGACCGACCGGCACATCGAGCTGACTGTCGGCCGCCACGACGGCGGGCTGGTTTCCACCTATCTGTCCGACCACGCCCGGCCCGGCATGGTCGTCGGCCTGGACTCGGTGGCCGGGGAGTTCACCCTCCCGCAACGGCTGCCCGAGCGGATCCTGTTCGTCTCTGGCGGCAGTGGCATCACGCCGCTGATGTCGATGCTGCGGACGCTGCGCGCCCGCGGCCATCGAGGGGAGGTCGCGTTCGTGCACTACGCGCGATCGGCGCAGGAGGCGTGCTACCGCGACGAGCTCGCGGAGATCGCCGCGGCGATGCCCCATGTCTCGGTCCGCCACGGCTTCACCCGCGAGACGGCCGGTTCGCAGCTGTCGGGTCGGTTCGGCGCGGACCATCTGCCGATCGCCGATCCCGAGGCGGTCTACGTCTGTGGGCCGCCGGCACTGGTGGACGCGGTCCGCGACCTGTTCCCCGCCGCGGAGTTCGAGAGCTTCGTGCCGCCGGTCTTCGACGGCGAATCCTCCGGCGGGCAGGTCACGTTCAGCGACAGCGGGGTCGCCGTCACCGACGACGGCCGTCCGCTGCTCAACCAGGCCGAGGACGCGGGCCTGACCCCGGAGAGCGGCTGCCGCATGGGCATCTGCTTCTCCTGCACGCGCCGCAAGACCAGCGGCGTGGTGCGCAACGTCGTCACCGGCGCGGTGTCGTCGCCCGAGGAGGAGGACGTGCAGATCTGCGTGTCCGCCCCGGTGGGTGACGTGGACATCGCTTTGTAG
- a CDS encoding gamma-glutamylcyclotransferase, with translation MPLYAAYGSNMHPEQMLQRAPHSPMAGTGWLHGWRLTFGGEDIGWEGALATIVEDPGSKVFVVLYDVTKEDEENLDRWEGSELGIHKKIRCRVERTSSDTDTDPALAWLYVVDAWEGGIPSARYLGVMADAAEIAGAPAEYVYDLRTRPSSNIGPGPGG, from the coding sequence GTGCCGCTCTACGCCGCCTACGGGTCGAACATGCATCCCGAGCAGATGCTGCAGCGCGCCCCTCATTCGCCGATGGCGGGCACGGGCTGGTTGCACGGCTGGCGGCTCACGTTCGGCGGCGAGGACATCGGCTGGGAGGGCGCGCTGGCCACCATCGTCGAGGACCCCGGGTCCAAGGTGTTCGTGGTGCTCTACGACGTCACCAAGGAGGACGAGGAGAACCTGGACCGCTGGGAGGGCTCGGAGCTCGGCATCCACAAGAAGATCCGCTGCCGGGTGGAACGCACGTCGTCGGACACCGACACCGACCCCGCGCTGGCGTGGCTGTACGTGGTGGACGCCTGGGAGGGCGGCATCCCGTCGGCCCGCTACCTGGGGGTGATGGCCGACGCGGCCGAAATCGCCGGTGCGCCAGCGGAATACGTGTACGACCTGCGGACGCGGCCGTCGAGTAACATCGGCCCGGGCCCGGGCGGCTAG
- a CDS encoding M20 family metallopeptidase, with product MPTAAEPTCVDDVIRRRSGDLLELSHSLHGEPELAFAEHRSCAKTQTLVAERGFEVTPGAGGLDTAFRAEFGSGPLVVGICAEYDALPGIGHACGHNIIAASAVGTALALAEVADDLGLTVVLLGTPAEEAGGGKALMLDAGVFDDIAATVMLHPGPIDIAAARSLALSEATIRYTGRESHAAVAPYLGINAADAVTVAQVAIGLLRQQLAPGQMCHGIVTDGGQASNVIPAAAEMRYTMRATNSESLRALESRMAGCFAAGAVATGCEHTVSETAPAYDELVPDPWLSATVRAEMVRFGRTPVPEEVEASVPLGSTDMGNVTQVMPGIHPIVGIDAGGASIHQPEFAAAAAGESADTAVIEGAIMLARTVVALAGDATQRDRVLELAQRRAS from the coding sequence ATGCCCACTGCTGCCGAGCCGACCTGCGTCGATGACGTGATCCGCCGGCGCAGCGGTGACCTGCTCGAGCTGTCGCATTCGCTGCACGGCGAACCCGAGCTGGCGTTCGCCGAACACCGCAGCTGCGCCAAGACCCAGACCCTGGTCGCCGAGCGGGGCTTCGAGGTGACTCCCGGCGCCGGCGGTCTGGACACCGCGTTCCGCGCCGAGTTCGGCAGCGGTCCGCTGGTCGTCGGGATCTGTGCCGAATACGACGCACTGCCCGGGATCGGGCACGCCTGCGGACACAACATCATCGCCGCGTCGGCCGTCGGCACCGCGCTGGCCTTGGCCGAGGTGGCCGACGATCTCGGGTTGACGGTGGTGCTGCTCGGCACGCCGGCCGAGGAGGCCGGGGGAGGGAAGGCCCTGATGCTCGACGCCGGGGTGTTCGACGACATCGCCGCGACGGTGATGCTGCATCCCGGACCGATCGACATCGCCGCCGCCCGTTCGCTGGCGCTGTCGGAGGCGACGATCCGCTACACCGGCCGTGAATCACACGCCGCGGTCGCGCCGTACCTCGGCATCAACGCCGCGGACGCGGTCACCGTCGCGCAGGTCGCGATCGGTCTGCTGCGTCAGCAGCTCGCTCCGGGGCAGATGTGCCACGGCATCGTCACCGACGGCGGTCAGGCGTCCAACGTCATCCCGGCAGCGGCGGAGATGCGCTACACGATGCGGGCGACCAACTCGGAGTCGTTGCGCGCGTTGGAGTCCCGGATGGCCGGCTGCTTCGCGGCGGGCGCGGTGGCCACCGGCTGCGAGCACACGGTCTCCGAGACCGCGCCGGCGTACGACGAGTTGGTTCCCGATCCGTGGCTGTCGGCGACGGTGCGCGCGGAGATGGTGCGGTTCGGCCGCACCCCGGTTCCCGAGGAGGTCGAGGCTTCAGTGCCGTTGGGCAGCACGGACATGGGCAATGTCACGCAGGTGATGCCGGGGATCCACCCGATCGTCGGCATCGACGCCGGCGGCGCGTCGATCCACCAGCCGGAGTTCGCGGCCGCCGCGGCGGGCGAGAGTGCCGACACCGCGGTGATCGAGGGGGCGATCATGCTGGCGCGCACCGTGGTGGCGCTCGCCGGTGACGCCACCCAGCGCGATCGCGTGCTCGAGCTGGCGCAGAGGCGGGCCTCGTGA